From the Daphnia magna isolate NIES linkage group LG3, ASM2063170v1.1, whole genome shotgun sequence genome, one window contains:
- the LOC116918299 gene encoding uncharacterized protein LOC116918299, with amino-acid sequence MKLSTLSLAVIAIFMASYCCFAVPARSFKDDVVMENEQVLDPSGPMILRWTIINETAEIEIEVQTNCTGWMGVSFGNGLGFGRPGALGDAMIGGYDDELGIGYIEDRWIDLSVLSEIKPGGGEYDDHVDVFLKSATYQEPWSIIRYRRSIDTGDSQDVVIRPGPMLVIWTYADSDNTSIPHHPDTPGSSQVTFFNL; translated from the exons ATGAAGTTATCCACCTTAAGTCTTGCGGTAATTGCCATTTTCATGGCATCTTATTGCTGTTTTGCCGTGCCAGCAAGAAGCTTCAAGGATGACGTTGTTATGGAGAATGAGCAAGTATTGGATCCTTCCGGCCCCATGATTCTACGCTGGACAATCATCAACGAAACGGCCGAAATCGAAATTGAAGTCCAAACCAACTGTACCGGCTGGATGGGAGTTTCTTTTGGAAATGGCTTGGGCTTCGGTAGACCAGGTGCTCTAGGCGACGCTATGATTGGTGGCTATGACGATGAACTGGGCATCGGCTACATTGAG GACAGATGGATAGATTTGAGTGTTTTGTCGGAAATCAAACCAGGAGGTGGAGAATACGATGACCATGTCGACGTCTTTCTGAAGAGTGCTACTTATCAGGAACCATGGTCCATTATTCGCTATCGACGCAGCATTGATACTGGCGACTCGCAAGACGTTGTCATCAGG CCTGGACCTATGTTAGTCATTTGGACTTATGCTGATTCTGACAACACGTCTATCCCGCATCATCCAGATACGCCGGGCAGCTCCCAAGTGACCTTCTTCAatctttaa